The Peribacillus simplex genome contains the following window.
TCAACTTTCTCGTGACACTTCGAAAAGGACTATTTCGAATTTCAGCAGCAGCAGGTTTGGATTCGCCCGTTCATTTTCAACCTAAGCATATTAGTTATAAGGATGAAAAAGGCGTCGTGACATCACTGGAAACCATCATTCAGGAAATCAGGCAGCAAATAGAGTGAAATCCTGATTATTCTTTTCTCCTATTAATATTAACTTTACTTTCTGTTTATTATCTGCTTGCTGGTTTTGTGAAAAATAACAATGGGATGTTGTAAAATAATCAGTCCACTATCTACCAAGAATTCGCCTTTAAAGGAGGGTAAATTGTGAAAAATATGGGATATCAATGCAGGTCCAATGTAGAATTGCAGCAACTTGTTGATGAGGCAAAAAAATTTACCGTTAAGGGAAAGGTGGCAAACTATATACCGGCTCTTGAAAAGGCGAATCCTGGAGATTTATCTGTGGCTATTTACTATCCTGACGGAAAAAGATATTGTGCGGGGGATGTAAGTGTCAAAATGACCCTCCAAAGCATTTCAAAAGTATTGACACTTGCTATGGTATTAATGGAAAAAGGAGAGGACTATGTCTTTTCATTTGTAGGAAAAGAACCTACCGGTGATCCTTTTAATTCCATTGCCAAGTTAGAGACAAACAAGCCATCCAAGCCGTTAAACCCGATGATCAATGCAGGAGCATTGACTGTTACCCACATGGTTTCAGGTGACAATGTAAATGAGAGGCTTAAGCGTATTTTATATTTTATCCGGGAGTTGACCCAAAATCCTATTATCGATTTTAATGAAGCAGTTGCCAGTTCAGAATACAATACAGCAGACTTAAATCGATCGTTAAGCTATTTTTTAAAGCAGCATAATGTAATAAACGAAGATGTGGAGGACTTAATCGAATTGTATTCGAAGCAGTGTGCCATTGAAATGGACAGTCAGGATTTGGCGAGGATAGGCTGTGTGCTGGCCATGAATGGGAAAGATCAGTTGACGGGAAAGCAAATTATCCCCGGAGACATTGCTCGTATTTGCAAGACATTTATGGTTACCTGCGGCATGTATAATGCCTCAGGTGAATTTGCCATTAATGTAGGCATTCCGGCCAAAAGCGGCGTGTCAGGAGGAATCATGGGGGCTGTCCCTGGAAAATGCGGAATTGGAATTTATGGTGCAGCGCTGGATGAGAAGGGGAACAGCGTTGCCGGGGTAAAACTCTTGGAAATGATGGCGAAAAAGTATTCATTAAGTATGTTTAATACTTAAACAATGTTTCCTGTTGCACATTTATTACAGATAGTCCTACAGGTCATGATTGAATATTCTCATAGAAGCCGTATAGAATATGTATGATTCGAAATGACTTCCCTTATCAAACTCAGTTTTGGGATATTGAATGTAGTTTCAAACTACGCATTTTCCTATTGAACCCTTCATGCTTTAGCGAACGTTTAAGGCTATCTGTTTCTAAGGTAATCGCCCCCCGGCTTCATTTCATATTTCAAAAATAATAAAATTTGTCCATTGCAGAGTTAACAAATCTATTTAGCTTGTTGGGGATGTTGGGACAAGTTGTTTTCATATTTAATCTGGTTCAATAATGCTGCGGCAACCTTTTTCTCGCGGGCAAAATGGATAGATTAAGAGTGTTAAAAAAGGAATAGTTAGTGAGTAAGTTTTTTGTAGACTAATAAATGAATAAAATAGATGACTTCTTTATTGATACTGGATATCATTCGATCTAGTATTCGGTAGCTCCCACGTGATGCACGAATAAGCCCACGCATCGCTTTAAACTTTCAAAATGTTTCATCAATCTTACAGATCGCCATTTTAGGAATATAAAAAAAAAGCCAATTTTCTTTAAGAACAATCTAAGGGTCCCAGAAAATTGTTTATCCTGGGTATATCCGATAGAGGCCAAGACGTCATATCATATGATTTTGTGTAATTCCAATTTTTGTATAATTTTTTTGAATATTTAAAAAATATTTGTTGGTTTCTGTAGTTTTATATTAGATTCTGTGGTTCCTGTGATAAATTAAAGCTACTTTTTAAGAGAAAATACTACATTAAATAACAATATCTGTGTTTTTGGGGTTAATGGCATACAAACTTCAAAGAACCGGCAGAAAGAAACTTAAGAATTCTCACAAATGAAAGAAAG
Protein-coding sequences here:
- the glsA gene encoding glutaminase A — translated: MGYQCRSNVELQQLVDEAKKFTVKGKVANYIPALEKANPGDLSVAIYYPDGKRYCAGDVSVKMTLQSISKVLTLAMVLMEKGEDYVFSFVGKEPTGDPFNSIAKLETNKPSKPLNPMINAGALTVTHMVSGDNVNERLKRILYFIRELTQNPIIDFNEAVASSEYNTADLNRSLSYFLKQHNVINEDVEDLIELYSKQCAIEMDSQDLARIGCVLAMNGKDQLTGKQIIPGDIARICKTFMVTCGMYNASGEFAINVGIPAKSGVSGGIMGAVPGKCGIGIYGAALDEKGNSVAGVKLLEMMAKKYSLSMFNT